The genomic interval AGGACTTCCATATAATTTGTGAAATCGAAacttttattatgtattatgttTAGTTGAGGtcgaatttttaatatattttttatatttatagttagAAATTTCTATTAggataaaatagttttattatatataaataaatgtaaattttatttcttataaaattgaattaggtAACCATGTAGCAGGatgaatatgtaatttttttttaataatcaattaaaaaatcgTTATTTTATGTAtcaagaattttattttattttatgagaaGAATCCATTATACACATCTTTTTCTGTCTACCTCACATTATTTGATGTGTTGCTGAAATTAAATAAGAATGTTACAActagatatttaaaattagtatttcaaaaattgaactcgttaaaaaaagtaaatttctCAATCAACTACCAGCTAATAtagaatatgttaaaataagttttccctttgttttatttttttactactcatcaataatttaaattcattcatATTAAAGTTGGTTTAGAGGTTGTAATTACTCCtaccattaaattttttattaaaaaataagaataatatctATGAAGGTAGTATGTAAAAGACTGACAAAAAAACTGCAGTtggtcaaataaaaaaatgttagatacactgtattttcttaaaaaaaaattcaaaatattgttattttttataaatataataatatttaaatatatttttaatctctcataactttttaacaaaattaaatgttttctttattttaaactttgaattatttttatcatctttatatttaatttatgaataattgatGTTAAAGATTATTTAAATGTAACAAATAGTATTATCATTATCGTTTCTTTGTACAACACATGTGTATATGTGTATATGTTATATGAATACAATTTTACAAtgtaaaacaatcaaaatctaattttacattaaaaaaataaaataattaaaaatatatttaattttaataataattgacAATATGGCagtaaattttatatgtattttaaatattaaaaactgataaaaaaataattataagtaaatCTTAATCGTTTGCTATacaagataataatataatgtttctttattcttttttcaatagaaacttttaatataaataccCCAGTTAATAATTAAATCCTAAAAAGAGCTTTGACCAgtttaataataacttatttgtccaatttaaaaaatacatgcaTAATTTATGTGACctaatcatttaattatttaaaaaatacatatatattatttaattaagttttaatattttttttcttttcaatcgaatctcaatttttattaaaaaaatataatgtgatATCTTCTcttaaattaatcttaaaactatttaaaaagtGTCACACGTAAAAAGTATAATCTTCTacttaaaaatatcatatgtcAAAACGTGACATCTTTCAAACATTTCAACAAcctgtaataaaaaaatgtcacatttttcttttttaatataagttcaattaaataaaatataaaatataaaaatcaaaataaattaaaggtctaaatataaaaactaaatcattaattaataaaaaccaTCTACAAAATCTTACTCATTAAGTTTAATACTGTCTTAATATATGAAAGATTCTATTCCTTGGTTAGAAATATACGACATACACAACATTTCTATGTATATGGAATACGACTAGATATACGTTGAAACTGATATTCCATATTTTGTAATCATGCATAAATATAAgaccttttttttaaaaaaaaaaaaaaactgtataaacttaaatgaaaactaatatttatttttattaatcagatttaattaaaaatgtgttgtcttaaatttatatatatttgtgtaatttttatgCACggttaaagtaaataattttatattatcaattaataaaatatcatctcAAACACAGATTTTAAAATCATCGTGacaaaaaatagatataaaaatacttacatGTATTTTAAGTCAAATccatatttattattctttgaaATACCTAACCATAAACTGGACATTTACAGTAAGAAACttgtagttaattttttttccgagaaataataatatttgagaaTCATTTACGTGTATGgattgattaaaattattttacaatttaataattataaatattaatatagatctataacaaaataatttgtaaataatattaaaatattataaaaaattgttgtaGTATATTTTTTTCGAAATACCATTCCAGCTGAAAACTTCAAAACGTTATACAATATGAAACAATTATATCCTGTTGTTAAAGTTTGCAAGATAGTTTTTATAAAACTGAAATGTTTaagaatcaatctaatatttttaaaaatcattctGATAATATTAAGCTGTAAAATTTATGGACTAAGTGATTAATATATTGTATAACCGGACATGATTATCATACAAATCATtaccatttgaaaaaaaaaaatggttattttatttagaaactctgcaaaatataaatatatatgaaccCATGATATGACATGATTACATGTAACTTATTAAATCTTTTTCCTGTGTGATTTGCATAACACCATTTTTTAAAGCCAAAAAGGTGAAGTCTCTGTTCATAAGTGGAGTACACGTTAATTCTCTTAGTTTCCTCTTTCGTTAGAATCTCTCTCTCTGAATTCCATTTTGCATTTGCAGTTTGGTGTGAGTTGAATGATGGTGTTTCAATTCCAAAATTTGAAAGACTGGAGAAGAAGAATGGCTACAGAGTTACaataactttttcttccttAACAACAAAAACTCTTGTGTGGACCCCTCTATCTAGCTATCCTCAACTGTCATGTACTATGACTATTCTTTGTGTCGCCCAACAACAATGTAAAGCGTAAGACTCTCAACTTTCACTTTTCTCCCACAATCCTAACCTTCACCACCAATTCTCTctcctttgtttcttttcttcctttctttcttccactttTTTCATGTATTCAATGCCCCCCACATCAGAATTATGCCTCGGCAGATCCTGGGTCGGTGCAAGattatcattttcttctctttgacAGCAAAAAGGAGATGCCCATTAgcaaaagttttgatttttttggtgGGAAAATTTGCTGCCTAATGGTGTTATTCCTCTCAGAGAGTGTGGTGTCTGATGAACAATTTTCAGTCTGGTTCTTTTGAGGGAATGAGTTGTTGGTGGGATTGAGATTGACTGAGAGTTGTGAGTTTTGACACTTCTTGTGGTGGAAGTTTCTAGGGAGATTGTGTGAAGGTGTTTTATGTTAGAGGTGGGTAAGGTATGCTCCACAGACTGTTATTTGAGTAGATAAATTGTTGGAGGAGATAAATGAGCCATTTATGGCAGGCATGGATTCAGTTGTGCAGAAGTAATGAGTCTTGTGCGGAATTTGTGATTTTTGGTGTTTAAGGATATGCTATTTTTTTGGTGTGTGCCTGAAGGTTTTGGTGTGGTATGATTAATTATCATCAAACTTCTTCATCACGTTTGATCCTTGACTATGTTTTTTATTGGAGGAAAGAAGAATCAATGTGCTGTGATTCTTTGACTCGTTGTCAATTGTAAAAGCTGCTGAAGCCTTGTAAGTTATCTCAACTGGCCTTTTCTTTGTGGAGAGGAACAATTAACTGGGGTTTTAAGCTTTCTATGTGGAACTTCAGAATTCAGATTGTTAAGGTCTGTGAGACAGAGCATTGATACCTTCTCCTCCAAAGGAAGCTAAAACTTCGTGAACTTCACTCAAATGAGAAACTTGGAGAACTGAAATAGGGATTCCCAAATGCTTCCTCAGTGGACTCATCTGGCTGTATCTTTGTCTTTTGTTCCTTCACCATATTGAGACAACAAGGCTCAGAATATGAGGTACTTGTCTGAACCGATCTCATTGTTCGTGTGATTACTCAATTCTTGCAACTTGACACAGACTAGTAACTGCTCCAGTTGCTTAACCTACCAATTGCTTTGCCCTTACATTTCCTAACTCGTTAGccattaaatttcatttttgtatgactcttcaattttttcttttgtgccCCAAGGATTGGTTGTTTTGATGATCACTGTGTGGCTAAGTTTAATTTCTCTCAGCATGTAACTAGGTTATCTGCATGAGTTGATTTAACAAAAAGTGTTGGCATGACTAGGTTATATATCTAATGCACCATTTATCACATTGTTAGGGTATTTTTATGTGAACTGTGTGGTTTTGGGGTCATTAGGGAATAATGATAGATATTGTTGGCTTTTAAATGCATCTGTTTACTTTGTTGCTGTCAGGTTGGACAATCTTACCTATGAAATTTTTTGAATGACTGTGGCTACTTGAGGCCAAGACTATCTTATCACCCTTCAAGGGAAAGGAAAAGAGGAATCAAGGAACACCATTCTGCCCAATCATCATGGCAAAGAAGTCCCAAAGACGCCATGTGCGGTTTGAGAAAGATAAATCAGGCTGCATGTGGGGTTTTATTAGTATGTTTGATTTTAGACATGGTCATTCCACTAGGAAGATGATTGCAGACAAGAGACGAAGCAGCAAACATGCTGTTGGTAAGAACTGCGCTTAGCATCTAAGTTGgtacaaaatttaatatcatgCTCATGTCACGTTCATAAATACGTATATGATATATTCACTAAAGACATTTTATGTGCTAAATAAATAGCAAGATCAGTATGTGCCAAGGAATTGTGCAGGGACTGATATTTGAATGTCAAGCAATTTTCTGTAATGGTGTCAAGttgaaatatttcataatcatcACAAATGTTTTTCCGGTCTAATATCTGTAgtgattgtggaataatttgaTGAACAACATCATGgtttaacagaaaaaaataaaattagttattgaatttcatttgttttcctcTCACAGGGGCCATAAATTCTAAGACTAAGTTCGAGAATAGAAATTTGGATGAAGTTTATCAATCCAGTTCGGTAAGTTTATCCATGCTTAAGCCACTCTTGAATTTGAAAAGTTTACAAAAATTTTGGTCATCAGTAAATTATGGTAATCTGCTAAGAGGATACCTGGGCATACTGACATACTGTTTCATGAATGTTTCAGGACAGTGGAGAGAGTAGAAGACCAACAATTGTGACTGCTGCTAATAAGCCTAGCGTGAAGAAACTCATTGAAGAAGAGATGTTCATTGATCAGAATAAAATGAAGGATACAGATAGTGCTCAAATAGAATCAAAGGAATCCAAATTAAGGCGTGATGTACTCTTGAAGTTAGATTCCAAAAGGAATAAGAAATTTTACAAGAAAAACTGTGATAAGGACATCAATGATTTAAATTTGGATACAACCTTGAAATCTGAAATCACACATGATAAGCACTCAAGGAAACAATCTAAAGATAATCTTGATCTGGATAAGATGATTGCAGAGTTTTGCCATCTAAAAGATGTTTGTTCAATGATGCATGGCAATGATATAGAAGTAGAAGTTGAAGCACAATCAAACCAGAAGCAAGCTATTTCTGAAAATGCAAGAGAAGCAATTTGTGAATTTGTGAATCAGATGGTATTAAATGGAAAAGATCCGGCTGAAGCCAGAAAATTCCTTTGCTCCCATCAACTTATGGAAGCTATTGAGCTTCTAAGTTCAGATAAGGAATTGTTTCTTTCACTTCTACAAAATCCGAATTCACTGTTGTTGAAATGTGTTCAAGAGTTTAGGAATTCTCAGGgaacaaatgaaaaagaatatggtcCAGTAGTTGGTTCCAACTTCTCCGAACAAGATCATGGCAACCTGAAACAAAATGGGGATCTAGTTAACCACAAGAAGCATAACTTTTTCAGAAAAAAGATGAAGTCTCATTCAAAAAGTTCAGCAAATGAGAACGGGAACACTAATTTATCAAGTATTGTTATTTTGAAGCCTGGGCAGATGGGCTGGCAAAATTCTGAAACTGGAAAAAACCTTGCCTCTTATCAAGATTCATATGATGTTGTCAAATACAATGGTCCTTCTGTGAGAGGTAGTTCACATTTTTCTCTCAcagagataaaaaagaaattaaagcaTGCTATGGGAAGGGAGAGACATGGAAACCCTGAAGGGATCTCAAAAAGGCACCCTGCTGCTGAATGTCAGAATAGGAGGCCTAGCAGCAAAGTCATTGGTAAAGACAATGTTGGAATGAGATCTCCTAATAAAGATCactttttcattgaaaaaattGGAAGACCTGCCACTGGTGTTATGAAAGGAGACAAGCCTAGTACAACTAAAGATGTTGAATTGACAATGGAACATGAAAATGGTAGTCGTCCAAAACAAAGGGTTTCTAACTTATATATTGAGGCTAAGAAACATTTGCGTGAAATTGTAGGTAATGGAGATGAGAAAATAGACTTGTCAAGTAGGCAGATCTCTAGAACCCTTGGCAAAATACTATCTCTTCCTGAGTACAGCTTTTCTCCCTTTGGCAGTCCTAGAAGGGATTGGGAGCATCATTCAGTAACTGCACAGAAAATATTTTCCACTTCAGATAAGATTTGGGTGGGTAATAAGGATA from Vigna radiata var. radiata cultivar VC1973A chromosome 9, Vradiata_ver6, whole genome shotgun sequence carries:
- the LOC106774183 gene encoding uncharacterized protein LOC106774183 isoform X2, whose translation is MAKKSQRRHVRFEKDKSGCMWGFISMFDFRHGHSTRKMIADKRRSSKHAVGAINSKTKFENRNLDEVYQSSSDSGESRRPTIVTAANKPSVKKLIEEEMFIDQNKMKDTDSAQIESKESKLRRDVLLKLDSKRNKKFYKKNCDKDINDLNLDTTLKSEITHDKHSRKQSKDNLDLDKMIAEFCHLKDVCSMMHGNDIEVEVEAQSNQKQAISENAREAICEFVNQMVLNGKDPAEARKFLCSHQLMEAIELLSSDKELFLSLLQNPNSLLLKCVQEFRNSQGTNEKEYGPVVGSNFSEQDHGNLKQNGDLVNHKKHNFFRKKMKSHSKSSANENGNTNLSSIVILKPGQMGWQNSETGKNLASYQDSYDVVKYNGPSVRGSSHFSLTEIKKKLKHAMGRERHGNPEGISKRHPAAECQNRRPSSKVIGKDNVGMRSPNKDHFFIEKIGRPATGVMKGDKPSTTKDVELTMEHENGSRPKQRVSNLYIEAKKHLREIVGNGDEKIDLSSRQISRTLGKILSLPEYSFSPFGSPRRDWEHHSVTAQKIFSTSDKIWVGNKDNLSPKQESSVGHLDQEIDNSEEQSIICDEISNNKVQENKSDSNVANDRGHVDEAQKLCPDRDEIVTGGDVEFAQEVNVLESSSQPVDLSVGKEYQNYGLSEISDCAKCSKCSKQDVEKEHKPTSPLLSPPHHSTTKEITDASGRPSPISILDTPFFEDEVQPVEVSVRPLQFGEQYSSPLHEINKEKYCLKENEWIYDYIKAILQTSGLTIDQLSMECLSSDKILDPSLFDEVELPNQICHDQKLIYDCANNVLMEVCQNYFRFSPCVSFIKPGIRPSPNMMKIIVKVWEGVCWHFLPLPPPRTLDKIIKKDMDKNGTWMDLRLEAETIGFEMEEAILAELMEDTILSCVSKSSEGT
- the LOC106774183 gene encoding uncharacterized protein LOC106774183 isoform X1 translates to MAKKSQRRHVRFEKDKSGCMWGFISMFDFRHGHSTRKMIADKRRSSKHAVGAINSKTKFENRNLDEVYQSSSDSGESRRPTIVTAANKPSVKKLIEEEMFIDQNKMKDTDSAQIESKESKLRRDVLLKLDSKRNKKFYKKNCDKDINDLNLDTTLKSEITHDKHSRKQSKDNLDLDKMIAEFCHLKDVCSMMHGNDIEVEVEAQSNQKQAISENAREAICEFVNQMVLNGKDPAEARKFLCSHQLMEAIELLSSDKELFLSLLQNPNSLLLKCVQEFRNSQGTNEKEYGPVVGSNFSEQDHGNLKQNGDLVNHKKHNFFRKKMKSHSKSSANENGNTNLSSIVILKPGQMGWQNSETGKNLASYQDSYDVVKYNGPSVRGSSHFSLTEIKKKLKHAMGRERHGNPEGISKRHPAAECQNRRPSSKVIGKDNVGMRSPNKDHFFIEKIGRPATGVMKGDKPSTTKDVELTMEHENGSRPKQRVSNLYIEAKKHLREIVGNGDEKIDLSSRQISRTLGKILSLPEYSFSPFGSPRRDWEHHSVTAQKIFSTSDKIWVGNKDNLSPKQESSVGHLDQEIDNSEEQSIICDEISNNKVQENKSDSNVANDRGHVDEAQKLCPDRDEIVTGGDVEFAQEVNVLESSSQPVDLSVGKEYQNYGLSEISDCAKCSKCSKQDVEKEHKPTSPLLSPPHHSTTKEITDASGRPSPISILDTPFFEDEVQPVEVSVRPLQFGEQYSSPLHEINKEKYCLKENEWIYDYIKAILQTSGLTIDQLSMECLSSDKILDPSLFDEVELPNQICHDQKLIYDCANNVLMEVCQNYFRFSPCVSFIKPGIRPSPNMMKIIVKVWEGVCWHFLPLPPPRTLDKIIKKDMDKNGTWMDLRLEAETIGFEMEEAILAELMEDTILSCVSKSSEGDCSQLEFEYKDKENTKNV